The following DNA comes from Blattabacterium cuenoti.
AGGAAAATTAATACGTCCTATATTTGTTTTTTTAATAGCTAAAATGTTAGGTACTATTCAAAAAAAAACGTATCATACAGCTTGTCTGATAGAACTTATACATACTGCTACTCTTATTCATGATGATGTAATAGATAATAGTTCTTTTCGTCGTGGTTCTTTTTCAATTAATGCTATATGGAAAAATAAAATAGCTGTTTTAATAGGAGATTATTTGCTTTCTAAAAGTCTTTTATTAGCGACAAATAATAATTATCATGATCTTCTTAAAATAATTTGTAAAACTGTTAAAAATATGAGCGAAGGAGAATTATTACAAATGGAAAAATCTACTCAATTAAATATAACTGAAAATGTTTATAATAAAATTATTTACCATAAAACAGCTAGTTTAATTGCTGCTTCTTGTGAAGGAGGAGCACGTTCGGTGAATGTAAATGAAGAGACAGCGTTGAAAATGAGAAAATTTGGAATTTTTATTGGGATAGCTTTTCAAATAAAAGATGATTTATTCGATTATGAAGAAAAAGACAAAAATTTAACAGGAAAACCAATAGGAATTGATTTTAAA
Coding sequences within:
- a CDS encoding polyprenyl synthetase family protein; the encoded protein is MRIILKTVKNSIKQEIKEFEKQFINIINNNNPLIDKINHYLFQRKGKLIRPIFVFLIAKMLGTIQKKTYHTACLIELIHTATLIHDDVIDNSSFRRGSFSINAIWKNKIAVLIGDYLLSKSLLLATNNNYHDLLKIICKTVKNMSEGELLQMEKSTQLNITENVYNKIIYHKTASLIAASCEGGARSVNVNEETALKMRKFGIFIGIAFQIKDDLFDYEEKDKNLTGKPIGIDFKEKKITLPLIYTIQKASKKDQKKIYHFINNYNSRKRHKIIDYVKKYGGLEYAQKKMIKFRNSALKILEVYPEGSIKKALKIMVNFIVERNQ